From Solanum stenotomum isolate F172 chromosome 2, ASM1918654v1, whole genome shotgun sequence:
gaaataaattaaggatCCATTAACAATTTCCTTATTAAGAAGGAAgacaaattactttttttgaaaattttatttttaccaatTATAACCAAATACGAAATCTGCTCAATTTTTAAATGAGGTAATGCAAATCAGTCAAAATCCCTTTTTACATCAATTCGATAAAGTTTACCAAACCAAAGAATGTAAGAAACATTCTTGTCTTATTAATGGAAAGGAACAACAATTAAGGGCAATTGATAAGATATTCACAACGGCTACTATCAACCGtatcataataattttactgTAACCCAAAAGGTAAAAGGTCTGTCACAATATGCATAAGGCAAATGGATCAATTTAAGATAGTACAAACCAATATTATAAAAGGATGCACCAAGTAATTCTACAAGGAAAGGAATAATCTGCACTAAAAGTAATAGTCAAGCTTACTCAAATATTTGCTAATAACTAAATTAGTGATAATCAGTAGCAATGTTAAAGAGATCCTATAAACTTGTTAAGCAGGCTAACTAGAAGGAAAAATTCACATACTTACTAATCAACTTAAGATAAAAAAGTTTCAGGTGTAATCACTAGTTCGTTAAATCACACAACCCAAACATGCTTCAATAATTGATAGGATGACCACACGACTTAAAACATGTATTAAGCAATGATAATATCTTAAGATACTTGCATCATCATCCAcaatagttttaaaaattcaGGAACACAGAGTTAAAATGACGAGCATAACATTAATTTAAACTTACTTGGACGGATCTGTTAAGATCCGTCTTTAACAAACACAGAACTTTCAAGATCCTGGCCGGAGTAGCGATGCTTTGCCACTGTTGTTGACCTCGCTTGCTTTGTCGGAGTTCTCGTGTTGCTCACTTTGCCGGAGCTGCTGCCTGAGACGGAGCTACTCACTATTGTTGATGCTTCCCTCGCTGGTGGCTTGCTGTCGACGACTGCTGTCCGGTTGCTGATGTTGCTCTTCGTCGGGGCTCACTGGTGCTGCCTGTCCGCCGGGACTGGCTGTTGCTGCTGGCGGAGCCTGCTGCGTCATCTCGCCAGGCTGCTGGTTGCTCTGGCCGAGCTGCTGGATGCTGGCAGATGAGGAACACAAGTAAAGGAGAGGGGAAGAAAAAAGCAGCGAGGAAAGGAGGGATGGAGGTTTCGCCAAAGAGGGCGATGGAGGAGGGGAGGGAGGcgctgattttttttttgagaagagaGGAATGGAAGAATGAAGTTAGGGTTTGGTCTTTTTAGGTTAGAATAGGAAATAATAGCTTGGATGGATCTGGACCATTGATTTCAATAAGATGTAAGGCTGAGATTTAATCTTGTTATGACTATGAGGAACGAACGGCTCAGATTAGAAGTCAATTAATGACCTGAAATTGGAAAGATATAggctaaaattgaaaaaatgaataggctagaattgaaaggaattagAATGAAACAGGCtacaatttaaatgatttttaagaaaatcaaaGGAATGCTATTCAATTAAAGTACTACATATAATAAAACATTTTCATACAAATTATACAcatctaaattttaaaacatttaaataaaatagttatttcgagttttgctaataattttaaaaactattttagtaatatttacaataattttttttaaagcatgcatactaaatataatttttttagataaaatcgattaaaattttaaattcgacctatttttaaaaatacgtatttaatcgaatagcatttcCCAAAAAGGGTTAAAGGTTGGTCAAAATTGGGTTTCAACAGCAGTCGTGGTATTTACAAAGGAGGAACACGAGCTTCTGACGGACACCTGCCGATGGACAATAATCGGTAAGTTTTCTAGAGGAAGACCAGCCATCGATAGAATCAAATATGATTTTACTAAGATTATCACTACCAAAGGGGAAGTTAAAATTGGAGCTAAGGATAGAtatcataattttattgatgttgaaaatgaagaaaacttCAATGATATCTTTTCTAGAGATTCTATTGCATTAAATAATGATGTTGATATAAAGATCTTGAAATGGACCCTAAATTTCAAACCGAATGCTGAAAATTCTTTAGCACCTATGTGGATAAATCTCCCGGATTTACCTTGGCATTACTATGAATGGGATACCCTTTGTAGAATTGTGGATCCCATAGGGGTCCCGTTGAGCATGGATAAAGTGACGACTACGAAAACAAGACCAACCACAGTTTGGTTAAGAGTTCAAATTGATCTTGCAAAACCTCTGATCCATACAGTGAGAGTAGAAGTAAGAAATCTTTCTGGTGAAGAAGAGACTTTTGAGcaaaaaaatgaatatgaaacaCTGCCAATCTATTGCTCCCACTGCAAAGTTCAGAAGCATTCTACTGAAAACTGCAAGGTGGTCCACACAGGATCAACTAAGGTTAGAGAACAACAATCTAACATAGAGGAAAAACGAAAAGAGGATGTAGATACCCACGCCAAAAGAGGAAGCCAGAGCCTTCAACgacaacaaaaacaaagagcAATGGAGCAACAAAATGGATCAAACACCATGCCCATGGAGGAAAGCTTTAATCCCACTAAAACAAAGATGAGGGATGGCATGATGTGGTAAAGCGAAGGGGAAAGGAAATCATTTCAAAGGAGACACCAAATGGGGGAAAGTTTACTATTGGCAACAATACGACCAAAGTAACCAGTAACTTCTTCAATATCCTCCAAGACAAGGAAAATAGGGACATGGAAGATGCAAAACCTAGCCAAGTGAACCTGGAAGAACATGATACTTCAGCAAATCAACAAAATCAAGTGAGAAGCTCAAGGTGGGACAAagctcaaaaagaaaaagaaggtaaGGCTAGCAAAAGACACCAACCAAAGCTCAACGTTAGAAGTACAAGAAGTGGAAATGCTGCTATTATTACCAATCCTGAGGAAGAACTACAAGGCGAAATGTTGAGTTTAGTTATCAAAGATCCCAAAGACAtaaaaaacatacaaaataaaaggaaaaagttcACCGGAGAAGTTTCTATCCCGAAAGAAGTCACACTCCAAGGTGAATTCAGAGATGCTGATGGAATTATTAGGAAAAAAGAGGCAATTCAGCTTACAAAATGGGCCTCACTCACTAACAAAATGGAAACTCACGAAGACACTATTAGCCAAGGAGCCAATTGGAAAGGAGAAGTAAATACTGAAACTCATGGAAtgtataataaaaaagaagatgGATACAACAACAACCATGAACTCCCGTATAAACAACACATAGAGCCTAGAGAAAGAgatgaatatgaagaagtttATCATGATGTGGAAGTAATGGAAACAGACTTTGAGCTTACTCATACCAGAGAAAAAGGCCAAACTATGTCAGATGATGAGGCCATTAGAGGAACCAACAGATCAAAATCTCAGGAAACTGGTAACAGCTTAACCTCCCAAGTTCAATAAAACATTAGAGTTTACAACAACCTATCTCCCAGGAACAATCAGAATCTTGGCAAGATTTATGATCAAAGTCACACCATGACAGAAGAACTCAAAAACACTCAAACTACTTCTACCCTTGAATATATCTCATGATTGATACACTATCGTGGAATATAAGAGGGATAGGATCAACATGATCTCTAGAAAGACTCCAAACATTTCAGCAACAATTTCAGATTCCTTTAATATGTCTATAAGAGCCAATGGTGGACAGTAGAAAGATGGAAAGATTCAAAAGGAAGTTAAGAATGGATCATAGTTACTGTAATTTCTCTAATAAGATCTGAATTTTTTGGACAATTGAAGTGGACATCACCATCCTTCAAGATAAAGAACAACATGTTCTGATCAAAGCCACCCATCTTAACAATTAGCCCATATTCTTGACTGTAGTGTATGATAAATGCACCGAAGACCTAAGAAGAGAACTATGGAATGATTTGAGAGAAATGGCTAACAATATCCAAGGAATCTGGGGTGCCATTGGGTATTTCAATGTTATCACCTCTATTGAGGAGAAAAAAGGAGGTAGAAGCTACAGACGGGAAGAAATCCTTGATTTTTTAGAATGTCTTAATGACTGTGGGCTTCAAGATGCAGGCTACAATGGTTCTATATACACGTGGTGTGATAATAGGGATCCTCCTACTACCATATGGAAGAGACTTGATAGATTAGTCTATAACTCTAGCTGGTTTGACTCTTCTCTAACACTTCAGTGACTCTTTTGTCTAAAACCAACTCTGACCATGCTCCCCTTCTAGTCAAGATGACAAATGAAACCACCCATTTCATAAGATATTTCAAATTTCTGAACTTTTGGACTGATCACCTGACTATCTTAAGACTGTACAAGAAAGTTGGGAAGGAAATATCTATGGAAATCCTATGTACATTCTTCATCAAAAAATCAAAAGGATGAGTAAAGATCTTAGCATTTGGTCTAAACTAACTTTTGGGGATATTTATGAAACTCCAAAAAAATTAGAAGCAGATATCAAAATTCTTGAGGATACTTGTGTGAACAACAACACCCTAGAGAACAGAAGTGAGCTCTCTAGATGTAATTTTGAATTCGTTAGATATCTCAAGATTCAAGATAGTATCTTGAGACAGAAAGCCAGAGCTAAATGGTTTGAAGAAGGAGATGCCAACACTACCTAGTTCCACAATATTATGAAAGAAAGGAGAAGGAGATTGAATATCTCAAAAATTATGGATGAACATGATCAATGAATTGAAGGAAATAATAACATTGTTGAAGCTGCTGTTAGGcatttcaaaaatatgtttaCTCAAGATACTCATCATTCCAATTTTGAAGCTCTAGATTGTATTGAGAGGTGCTTAACTGAAGATGATAACTCTATGTTAGTATCTATCGCCACTATGCAGGAGATTAAATATTGCATATTTTCCATTGATAAAGATAGTGCTCCAGGTTCAGACGGACTAagtggacattttgtcaaagtGCTTGGAACATCATAAGTTATGACCTCTACAGAGCAGTTGAGTCTTTCTTCCAGGGTGCAAAACTTCCTAAGTTTATCACTCATACTTGTTTGGTTATGATTCCCAAGATAGACCACCCCCAGAAGTTTACTAACCTGAGACCTATTAGCCTTTGCAATGTTTTCAGTAAAGTCATTTCTAAAATTCTTAATAACAGAATCTCCAGCTTACTCCCCAAAATCATATCCAAGAACCAATCTGGTTTTATCGGAGGGAGGGGAATTTCTGAAAATATCCTTCTAGCACAGGAAATTATCAATGATATTAAGAATCCTGCTAGAGGAGGAAATGTTGTGCTAAAATTAGATATGGCCAAGGCTTGTGATAGAGTCTCTTGGGAGTTCCTATGCCAGGCTCTAAAGAGATTTGGTTTCTCTGAATGGTGGACTCATCTGATGTACAATTTCATATCCAGTAACTGGTATTCTGTTATTATTAATAGGATAAGACATGGATTTTTAATTCCAGTGGAGGCGTGAGACAAGGAGATCCAATATCCCCATCTTTATTTATCATCAGTGCTGAATTGTTCTCTAAAATGCTAAATAACTTGTATGATAAACAAGGCTACAAGGGGTTCTATATGAACACTAATGGCCCAAGGATAAATCACTTATCCTTTGCAGATAATACTATTCATTTTTGTAATGGTAGCAAGAAACCTCTTGAAATGATGCTTAAAACTCTGAAAGTATATGAGGAAGTTTCTGGACAACTACTCAATAAGGAAAAAAGTTGTTTTGCAGTGGCCAATAATTCCAAAGCTGCCACTATTAACAAGCTCAAAAACATTACTGGTATGAAACATCAGCTCTTTCCTATTAGATATCTTGGTTGCCCTCTTATTACTGGTAAAAAAAAGATCTCTCACAATTCAGTTATGGTAAGCAAGATCATTGACAAGATTAGAGGTTGGCATACTAAATTTCTTTCCACTAGTGGAAGAGCTATTTTGATTAGACATGTTCTCCTTGCGATGCCAATTCATCTCTTTGCAGCTACCACCCCCCCCAAAGGTACCATTGAGCTTATAGAGAAGTACATTATTAGATTTTTTTGGACAAGGCAAGACACTAGAGGTAAGTATCATTGGGCCTCTTGGAAGAACTTGTGCTACCCTTATGAGGAGGGTGGAacgaactttagaaatcttgaagaCATGTGCCATGCTTTTCAAACAAAACAATGGTGGAACCTCAGAATCACTACTTCACTATGGAAGAAtttcattaaagataaataCTTCAACAATATGCACCCTATCAAGGCCCAATGGAGCAGAGGACAACCACAAAGTTGGAAAGTTCTTTGCAACATTAAAGAAGAGGTGGATAAGAACATCAAATGGATCATTGGGAAAGGAGAGGTGGACTTTTGGTATGACAATTGGACTAATATTTGACCTCTGTATCTTTTGTTTCCTGATaatgtacaacaacaacaaattagtATCAAAGATGTCTACATTGATGGAATGTCGGATTGGGACAAACTTCATAATCAACCTGACGCGGACactaaagataaaattagagaGCTCAATATTATGTTGCATATCAATAGAAGAGACAAAGCCATTTGGATCCCTAACACCAATGGAAATTTCACTATTAAATCCTCCTGGAGCAATTATAGGCAGAGAAGTAACGGtaacaattttataaaaaacatTTGGCATGAGGATATTCCTTTCAAAATCTCATTCCTCAATTGGAGAGTCATTAAAGATAAACTTTCTACCAATGAAAGAGTCTCCAGGTTTGGTATTCAAGTTGATTGAACCTGCTATTGttgtaacaacaacaatatgGATCATATCATAGAAGACACTAACCATCTTTTCTGTCAAGGTGACCACGCTAAAAGAATTTGGAGTTTTTTTGTAGGTCCTCTAGGAATCGATCACACCAACAGGAGCTACAAGATGATGTTACTTAATTGGTGGAACTACAAGTCCCACAACATTTTTGCTACCTATATAACCAAAATTCTTCCTTTAATCATAGTGTGGGAGCTATGGAAAGCAAGATGCAGCAGAAAGTTTGAAAACTTGAGGGTATCCTTCTATAGGACCAAGACTAATGTTCTAAATACTCTTGTTCAGattctaaaaattgaaatttagaAGAGCCAACTTAGGAGAGGAATGGAGTGCAAAATGCAATGCTTGTGAAGCAAACATTGAGCAAAGAGTTTCCAGAGCTATCAAATGGAACAAGCCTCCCCCCACATTGTTAAGTTAAATAGTGATGGGAGTTGTTTACGTGGTATATGTGGAGGAGGGGGAGTGGTCAGAGACAATGAAGGAAGAATTATTTGTGCTTAATCAATACCTCTGGGACCAGGAACATCCAACATGGCAGAAGCAGCTTCAATGTTGTTTGGCATAAAATGGTGTGTAAATAATGGACATAGTGTGATCATTGGAGAAACCGACTCTCTCCTCATTACCAAATGCATCAG
This genomic window contains:
- the LOC125855975 gene encoding uncharacterized protein LOC125855975, producing the protein MANNIQGIWGAIGYFNVITSIEEKKGGRSYRREEILDFLECLNDCGLQDAGYNGSIYTWCDNRDPPTTIWKRLDRLVYNSSCKVISKILNNRISSLLPKIISKNQSGFIGGRGISENILLAQEIINDIKNPARGGNVVLKLDMAKACDRVSWEFLCQALKRFGFSEWWTHLMYNFISSNCKKPLEMMLKTLKVYEEVSGQLLNKEKSCFAVANNSKAATINKLKNITGMKHQLFPIRYLGCPLITGKKKISHNSVMVSKIIDKIRGWHTKFLSTSGRAILIRHVLLAMPIHLFAATTPPKGTIELIEKYIIRFFWTRQDTRGKYHWASWKNLCYPYEEGGTNFRNLEDMCHAFQTKQWWNLRITTSLWKNFIKDKYFNNMHPIKAQWSRGQPQSWKVLCNIKEEVDKNIKWIIGKGEVDFWYDNWTNI